The Aptenodytes patagonicus chromosome 10, bAptPat1.pri.cur, whole genome shotgun sequence genome includes a region encoding these proteins:
- the CPLX3 gene encoding complexin-3 has protein sequence MAFMVKSMVGGQLKNLTGGLGGEEKSEGEKSPAEAQGMTREEYEEYQRQLVEEKMERDAQFAQRKAERATFRSHFRDKYRLPKNETDDNQIQLVGGDVELPKELAKMIEQDNEEEEEKNSVIGQLSNIQNLDLDSLKDKASATLEDLKQSAEKCAVM, from the exons ATGGCGTTCATGGTGAAAAGCATGGTGGGGGGGCAGCTGAAGAACCTGACGGGTGGCCTGGGCGGCGAGGAGAAGAGCGAGGGCGAGAAGTCTCCGGCCGAGGCGCAGGGCATGACCCGCGAGGAGTACGAGGAATATCAGCGGCAGCTGGTGGAGGAGAA GATGGAGAGAGATGCCCAGTTTGCCCAGCGCAAGGCGGAGAGGGCCACGTTCAGGTCCCACTTCCGAGACAAGTACAGGCTCCCCAAG AACGAAACGGATGACAACCAGATCCAGCTGGTGGGAGGCGACGTGGAGCTGCCCAAAGAGCTGGCCAAGATGATCGAGCAGGACaacgaggaggaagaagagaagaactCGGTTATCGGCCAGCTCAGCAACATCCAGAACCTGGACCTTGATTCCTTGAAAGACAAAGCTTCGGCCACGCTAGAGGACCTGAAGCAATCGGCTGAGAAATGCGCCGTGATGTGA
- the ULK3 gene encoding LOW QUALITY PROTEIN: serine/threonine-protein kinase ULK3 (The sequence of the model RefSeq protein was modified relative to this genomic sequence to represent the inferred CDS: inserted 4 bases in 3 codons; deleted 2 bases in 2 codons), which yields MAGAGWAPPRLDGFILTERLGAGTYATVYKAYRKRDTREVVAIKCVSKRSLNRASVENLLTEIEILKTIRHPXIVELKDFQWDSDHIYLIMEFCAGGDLSRFIRMRRILPEKVARIFLRQLACALKFLHDRNISHLDLKPQNILLSTPENPQLKLADFGFAQHMSPWDEKHVLRGSPLYMAPEMVCRQQYDARVDLWSVGVILYGGLXCFCPPLGLGSGPVSPSPSHPAAPFPPCPAAEALFGXPPFASRSFAELEEKIRSDRAVELPSRPLLSPECRDLLGQLLERDPLKRISFERFFAHPFVDMEHVPGPESLCKATNLVVEAVKKDQEGDASAALSLYCKALEYFVPALHYESDARRKEAIRAKVGQYISRAEELKALVTSSSKSLLQQGNPARELLKEMAKDKPRLCAALEMASAAIAKEEEGKDDGDTLKLYQQSLGDLLLLLAAEPAGRRRELLHAEIQTLMARAEYLKDQMKMREAQSMGKEALAEPVRSTCTLQ from the exons atgGCCGGGGCCGGCTGGGCCCCGCCGCGCCTGGACGGCTTCATCCTCACCGAGCGCCTCGGCGCCGGCACCTACGCCACCGTCTACAAGGCTTACAGGAAG AGGGACACGCGCGAGGTGGTGGCCATCAAGTGCGTGAGCAAGAGGAGCCTCAACCGGGCGTCGGTGGAGAACCTGCTGACGGAGATCGAGATCCTGAAGACCATCCGCCACC ACATCGTGGAGCTCAAGGACTTccag TGGGACAGCGACCACATCTACCTGATCATGGAGTTCTGCGCCGGGGGGGACCTCTCCCGCTTCATCCGGATGCGCAGGATCCTCCCCGAGAAGGTGGCG CGCATCTTCCTGCGGCAGCTCG CCTGCGCCCTGAAGTTCCTCCACGACCGCAACATCTCCCACCTGGACCTCAAGCCGCAGAACATCCTCCTGAGCACCCCGGAGAACCCccagctgaagctggcag ATTTCGGGTTTGCGCAGCACATGTCGCCGTGGGACGAGAAGCACGTTCTGCGGGGCTCCCCGCTCTACATGGCCCCCGAGATGGTGTGCCGCCAGCAGTACGACGCCCGGGTG GACCTGTGGTCGGTGGGCGTCATCCTTTACGGTGGGCT TTGCTTTTGTCCCCCCCTGGGGCTTGGCTCGGGGCCGGTTTCCCCCTCTCCGTCTCACCCCGCCgctcccttccccccctgccccgctgcagaAGCGCTTTTCG GGCCGCCCTTCGCCTCCCGCTCCTTCgctgagctggaggagaagaTCCGCAGCGACCGGGCTGTCGAG ctgcccagcCGGCCCCTGCTCTCCCCGGAGTGCCGGGATCTCTTAGGACAGCTCTTGGAGAGGGACCCTTTGAAACGCATCTCCTTCGAGCGCTTCTTCGCCCACCCTTTTGTGGATATGGAGCACGTCCCCGGCCCCGAGAGCCTCTGCAAGGCG ACCAACCTGGTGGTGGAGGCAGTGAAGAAGGATCAGGAGGGGGACGCCTCCGCCGCCCTCTCCCTCTACTGCAAAGCTCTGGAGTATTTTGTGCCGGCTCTGCACT atGAAAGCGATGCTCGCCGGAAAGAAGCCATCCGGGCCAAG GTGGGGCAGTACATCTCCCGAGCGGAGGAGCTGAAGGCCTTGGTCACCTCCAGCAGCAAGAGCCTCCTGCAGCAAGGGAACCCGGCCAGAGAGCTCCTTAAAG AGATGGCCAAGGACAAGCCTCGGCTCTGCGCTGCGCTGGAAATGGCTTCTGCCGCCATCGCTAAG gaggaggaaggcaaagaTGACGGTGACACCCTGAAGCTCTACCAGCAGAGCCTGGGGGacctgctgctcctcctggccG CGGAGCctgcggggaggcggcgggagctGCTCCACGCGGAG ATCCAGACCCTGATGGCCCGAGCTGAGTACCTGAAAGATCAGATGAAG ATGCGGGAGGCGCAGTCCATGGGCAAGGAGGCGCTGGCGGAGCCCGTCCGGAGCA ccTGTACTCTGCAGTGA
- the SCAMP2 gene encoding LOW QUALITY PROTEIN: secretory carrier-associated membrane protein 2 (The sequence of the model RefSeq protein was modified relative to this genomic sequence to represent the inferred CDS: inserted 1 base in 1 codon) encodes MSGFDTNPFADPVDVNPFQDPSVTQLTNASQSGLDEFNPFSESSQLTNAARTTPATQPPGRSQPAVLQTSVEPTPQAVAAAAQAGLLQQQAELERKAAELEKKERELQSNTASINPRQNNWPPLPKKCPIKPCFYQDFSADIPADYQRICKMLYYLWMLHSITLLLNLLACLAWFTVQTERGVDFGLSILWFILFTPCAFLCWYRPIYKAFRSDSSFSFFVFFFIFLCQIVIYIIQAVGIPGWGDSGWIAALSELHWNLAVAVIMMVVAGFFTLCAVLSLFLLKQVHSLYRRTGASFXKGQEEFSQGILTNRGFQNAAAGAASSAAQSAFRGN; translated from the exons ATGTCGGGCTTCGACACCAACCCGTTCGCCGACCCGGTGGACGTCAACCCCTTCCAG GATCCCTCGGTGACACAGCTCACAAACGCTAGCCAAAGTGGCTTGGATGAATTCAACCCCTTTTCCGAGAGCTCCCAGCTG ACAAATGCAGCACGGACGACGCCAGCCACGCAGCCCCCTGGCCGCTCGCAGCCTGCTGTTCTGCAGACGTCCGTGGAGCCCACTCCCCAG gctgtggctgcagcagcacaggctgggcttcttcagcagcaggcagaattagagaggaaggcagctgagttggagaagaaggaaagggaattGCAGAGTAACACAGCCAGCATTAATC CGAGGCAAAACAACTGGCCACCTCTTCCCAAGAAGTGTCCGATCAAGCCGTGTTTTTATCAGGATTTTTCTGCAGACATCCCGGCTGACTACCAGCGGATATGCAAGATGCTGTATTACTTGTGGATGC TGCATTCGATTACCCTGCTCCTAAACCTGCTTGCTTGCCTGGCATGGTTCACAGTCCAGACGGAAAGAGGAGTAGACTTTGGTCTCTCGATCCTGTGGTTTATTTTATTCACCCCTTGTGCCTTTCTCTGTTGGTACCGACCAATTTACAAGGCTTTCAG GTCTGACAGTTCCTTCAGCTTCTTCgtcttctttttcatcttcttgtGCCAAATAGTCATCTACATCATCCAGGCTGTCGGCATTCCTGGCTGGGGAGACAG CGGATGGATTGCGGCGCTCTCTGAGCTGCATTggaacctggctgtggctgtcATCATGATGGTGGTGGCAGGATTCTTCACGCTGTGCGCGGTTCTCTCGCTCTTCCTCCTGAAGCAG gTGCATTCCCTGTATCGGCGCACGGGAGCCAGTT CAAAGGGCCAGGAAGAGTTTTCCCAAGGCATCCTCACCAACAGGGGCTTCCAGAACGCAGCCGCTGGGGCGGCCTCCTCAGCCGCACAGAGTGCTTTCCGGGGAAACTAG
- the MPI gene encoding mannose-6-phosphate isomerase produces MAELRVFPLSCAVQSYSWGKVGLESEVAKLLASSDPLVQIQPDRPYAELWMGAHPRGDAVIRDNRIPQKTLGQWIADNPACLGAKVKDAFQGRLPFLFKVLSVNTALSIQAHPNKELAAKLHAQFPEHYPDANHKPEMAIALTPFEGLCGFRPVEEIVSFLQTVPELRALIGEVAAEQLERSGSDDPRGVSAALRVCFTRLMKSEKKFFVDQLNMLVKRISQEAAEGKDTSGSNGDLLLRLHSQYPGDIGCFTIYFLNLVRLEPGEAMFLGANEPHAYLQGDCVECMACSDNTVRAGLTPKFIDVLTLCEMLNYTPAPSSSKIFPAAQSQLDPSVYLYDPPVPDFAIMRIEIPPSIKLYLVSAVDSASILLVIQGTAVGTSTAAASEMTLRRGSVLFISANESISLHLSSPDGMLLFRACCLL; encoded by the exons ATGGCGGAGCTCCGGG TGTTCCCCCTCTCCTGCGCCGTGCAGAGCTACTCCTGGGGGAAGGTGGGGCTGGAGAGCGAGGTGGCCAAGCTGCTGGCCAGCAGCGACCCCCTGGTCCAGATCCAGCCCGACCGGCCCTACGCGGAG CTCTGGATGGGCGCGCACCCCCGGGGCGACGCCGTCATCCGGGATAACCGCATCCCCCAAAAGACCCTGGGCCAGTGGATCGCCGACAACCCTGCCTGCCTGGGGGCGAAGGTGAAGGACGCCTTCCAGGGTCGCCTGCCCTTCCTCTTCAAAGTGCTGTCGGTCAACACCGCCCTCTCCATCCAGGCGCACCCCAACAAG GAGCTGGCGGCGAAGCTGCACGCCCAGTTCCCCGAGCACTACCCCGACGCCAACCACAAGCCCGAAATGGCCATCGCTCTCACCCCCTTCGAGGGCTTGTGCGGCTTTCGGCCGGTGGAGGAGATCGTCTCCTTCCTCCAGA CCGTCCCCGAGCTGCGGGCGCTGATCGGGGAGGTGGCGGCGGAGCAGCTGGAGCGCAGCGGGAGCGACGACCCCCGCGGCGTCTCGGCCGCCCTCCGCGTCTGCTTCACCCGCCTGATGAAGAGCGAGAAGAAGTTCTTCGTCGACCAGCTGAACATGCTGGTGAAGAGGATCTCCCAGGAAG CGGCGGAAGGGAAGGACACGTCGGGGAGCAACGGGGACCTGCTGCTGCGGCTGCACTCCCAGTACCCGGGGGACATCGGCTGCTTCACCATTTATTTCCTCAACCTGGTGAGGCTGGAGCCGGGGGAGGCCATGTTCCTGGGAGCCAACGAGCCCCACGCCTacctgcagggag ACTGCGTGGAGTGCATGGCGTGCTCGGATAACACGGTGCGCGCCGGGCTCACCCCCAAATTCATCGACGTCCTCACCTTGTGCGAGATGCTCAACTACACGCCGGCGCCCAGCAGCTCCAAGATCTTCCCGGCCGCGCAGAGCCAGCTCGACCCCAGCGTCTACCTCTACGACCCGCCCGTGCCAGACTTCGCCATCATGAGGATAGAG ATCCCCCCCTCCATCAAGCTGTACCTCGTCTCCGCCGTGGACTCTGCCAGCATCTTGCTGGTGATCCAAGGGACAGCCGTGGGCACCTCCACAGCCGCAGCCTCCGAAATGACTCTGCGTCGTGGCTCCGTGCTCTTCATCTCCGCTAACGAGAGCATCTCCCTCCACCTCTCCTCGCCAGACGGGATGCTGCTCTTCCgagcctgctgcctcctctga
- the FAM219B gene encoding protein FAM219B isoform X2, with amino-acid sequence MSKPPSIHAKLQRQRELAKAALRRQGLLGGPAPHQPKPAPKRSVKFNKGYTALSQTADENLVSLDSDSDGELGSRCSSGYSSAEVNQDLSRQLLQDGYHLDEVPDDEDLDLILPKPIASSSCPCCFGENLSCVIQ; translated from the exons ATGAGCAAGCCTCCCTCCATTCACGCCAAGCTCC AGAGGCAGCGCGAGCTGGCGAAGGCGGCGCTGcgaaggcaggggctgctggggggacCCGCGCCGCACCAGCCGAAGCCGGCGCCTAAAAG GTCGGTGAAGTTTAACAAGGGCTACACGGCGCTCAGCCAGACGGCGGATGAAAACCTGGTCTCCCTCGATTCGGACAG TGACGGGGAGCTGGGATCCAGATGTTCCTCGGGCTACTCCTCCGCCGAG gtgAACCAGGACCTGAGCcggcagctgctgcaggatgggTACCACCTTGACGAGGTCCCCGATGACGAAGATCTGGATCTCATCCTCCCAAAACCCATCGCCTCCTCTTCTTGCCCCTGTTGTTTCGGAGAAAACCTCTCCTGCGTGATCCAGTAG
- the FAM219B gene encoding protein FAM219B isoform X1, translating to MSKPPSIHAKLQRQRELAKAALRRQGLLGGPAPHQPKPAPKRSVKFNKGYTALSQTADENLVSLDSDSDGELGSRCSSGYSSAEQVNQDLSRQLLQDGYHLDEVPDDEDLDLILPKPIASSSCPCCFGENLSCVIQ from the exons ATGAGCAAGCCTCCCTCCATTCACGCCAAGCTCC AGAGGCAGCGCGAGCTGGCGAAGGCGGCGCTGcgaaggcaggggctgctggggggacCCGCGCCGCACCAGCCGAAGCCGGCGCCTAAAAG GTCGGTGAAGTTTAACAAGGGCTACACGGCGCTCAGCCAGACGGCGGATGAAAACCTGGTCTCCCTCGATTCGGACAG TGACGGGGAGCTGGGATCCAGATGTTCCTCGGGCTACTCCTCCGCCGAG caggtgAACCAGGACCTGAGCcggcagctgctgcaggatgggTACCACCTTGACGAGGTCCCCGATGACGAAGATCTGGATCTCATCCTCCCAAAACCCATCGCCTCCTCTTCTTGCCCCTGTTGTTTCGGAGAAAACCTCTCCTGCGTGATCCAGTAG